In Diorhabda carinulata isolate Delta chromosome 6, icDioCari1.1, whole genome shotgun sequence, a single genomic region encodes these proteins:
- the LOC130894944 gene encoding testis-expressed protein 2 isoform X2, with protein sequence MDLNKSKPVTTSVPQISIKFHANAEQIEELHASEDEAITKSDEKGEKIASTSLNIGEPDSSPLKYFNKIGKRSTSVDVTTQPLNASPPSDPWRFFSDIKGKITKSVEEKITEIKSRNHEEGSPLHKPKSDTTKTDLKTIGDSKENSSISDSEDLSESSISKTCGIVSTTEGVEMSSDEDTPSLEKDKKDEKFLSVTPSSFKHKFRFFRKNNKEEGTIKTNDLSKIYNINTENKEQTLPEDSEGVESAVDALEETDLKTQTPVKISDEEIVKTVTQKIDNFEVDSENVINIREVTGSEIRERFFDCKDEEKTVFAPTGFVDLRPKAKTDRPLSNYTSLLVLLLSSFLYGIIQYYSPYTAGLAAGIILSFIIFKIYLKIHPKLIEQHKHEESTRLNKIFEVQAVKEHQPLEKYEGWLNEYPDVYNPETYHIFGTQSVFLRLQGNILRISHAKNKVPKRAMWNEPEIKANFTQHRVYNLLGAKISLLPEGLTKIRQWSKKYPICISLPNEQLCFDQELLSKIEGEVQKQVESDNVGLTDKGKVFTSSGREKKGFNKTRKKDYQYPVLAQRFSKLTEGEDLDLDSDSRASTPSADISDIADSPVLEDDESGQKEDKNQVEKCNGVQDDWSPITGVEDSNDSNYIKLYLFGRTDREKEDWYRRLSAATHNNKNLESELDESDPKDGTDNIEEELEYLRYMSTFKPSRSTGHNKPTDKCDSEEEESKEDTLLWLNALIGRVLFDCGRNNHFIDRVKDRIQRKLSTIKLPYFIEELLIPELSLGKTSPIIKRTGKPVMDERGIWIDLDIIYEGLVVLILQTKLNLMRLKNPQAYDKPNVVKSAIYHSDVDDSAESSTDDEGLNELPNTPQDIPAGSSHGKKNLMKMVDRLAESKFFQAATENRYIKKAMEGVSNTHLRLKVEVKSLVGTLVLNIPPPPTDRIWIGFRPVPDLSLSARPIVGERNISYIMVTSWIEKKLVQEFQKVLVIPNMEDLVIPVMNPKLPY encoded by the exons GCGAACCAGACAGTAGccctttaaaatatttcaataaaattggaaaaagatcAACTAGCGTAGATGTAACAACTCAACCGTTAAATGCATCGCCTCCTTCAGATCCGTGGAGATTCTTCTCAGACATCAAA GGTAAAATTACGAAAAGCGTCGAAGAAAAAATAACGGAAATAAAATCTCGAAATCATGAAGAAGGTTCGCCTTTACACAAACCAAAATCCGATACAACGAAAACCGATCTAAAAACGATCGGGGACAGCAAAGAAAATTCAAGTATTTCAGATTCAGAAGACCTTTCAGAAAGCAGTATATCCAAAACGTGTGGTATTGTATCTACCACAGAag gtgTTGAGATGTCTAGCGATGAAGATACGCCATCGctagaaaaagacaaaaaagatgaaaaatttttatccgTCACGCCTAGTTCCTTCAAACACAAATTCCGTTTCTTCAGGAAGAACAATAAAGAAGAAGGAACGATAAAAACTAACGATTTATCCAAAATCTACAACATCAATACCGAAAACAAAGAACAGACTCTACCGGAAGATTCGGAAGGTGTGGAAAGCGCAGTAGATGCTCTAGAAGAAACGGATTTGAAAACCCAAACACCAGTCAAAATATCAGACGAAGAAATCGTCAAAACCGTGACgcagaaaattgataattttgaagtGGACAGTGAAAACGTGATTAATATTCGAGAAGTTACAGGAAGTGAGATTCGGGAAAGGTTCTTCGATTgtaaagatgaagaaaaaactgTATTTGCTCCTACTGGTTTCGTCGATTTGCGTCCCAAAGCGAAGACTGATCGTCCGTTATCAAATTATAC ttCACTGTTAGTCCTActactttcttcttttctatacGGAATTATACAGTATTACTCACCATATACAGCTGGTTTGGCCGCTGGAATAATCTtatcttttataatatttaaaatttatttaaaaatccaCCCGAAATTAATTGAACAACATAAACACGAAGAATCTACgcgattaaataaaattttcgaagtaCAAGCCGTCAAAGAACATCAAcctttagaaaaatatgaa gGATGGTTAAACGAATATCCGGATGTTTACAACCCCGAAACTTACCATATATTCGGAACCCAATCGGTATTTTTGAGGTTGCAGGGTAACATATTAAGGATAAGTCACGCTAAAAATAAAGTTCCTAAAAGGGCCATGTGGAACGAGCCAGAAATAAAAGCGAATTTTACGCAGCACAGGGTGTATAATTTACTAGGGGCTAAGATTAGTCTTCTTCCAGAAGGGTTAACTAAAATAAG GCAATGGAGTAAAAAATATCCCATATGCATTTCCCTACCGAATGAACAGTTATGTTTCGATCAGGAACTTCTATCTAAGATAGAAGGTGAAGTACAAAAACAAGTGGAAAGCGATAACGTTGGTTTAACAGACAAAGGCAAGGTGTTTACTTCATCGGGAAGAGAAAAAAAGGGATTCAATAAAACTAGAAAGAAAGATTACCAATATCCCGTGTTG gCCCAAAGATTCAGTAAACTAACCGAAGGTGAAGATTTAGACCTCGATTCTGATTCAAGAGCAAGTACACCTTCTGCTGATATATCC GATATTGCGGATTCACCTGTATTAGAAGACGATGAATCGGGCCaaaaagaagacaaaaaccAAGTGGAGAAATGTAACGGTGTACAGGATGATTGGTCGCCAATTACCGGTGTAGAAGAC tCTAACGATTCGAACTATATAAAACTATATCTATTCGGAAGAACTGATAGAGAAAAAGAAGATTGGTATAGAAGATTGTCAGCTGCTACccacaacaataaaaatttagaatcagAACTCGACGAATCTGATCCAAAAGATGGTACTGATAATATAGAAGAAGAACTCGAGTATCTACGTTATATGAGTacttttaaa ccTTCAAGATCTACTGGTCACAACAAACCGACCGATAAATGTGattcagaagaagaagaatcaaaAGAAGACACCCTACTTTGGTTAAACGCCCTTATAGGTCGAGTACTTTTCGATTGCGGTCGCAATAACCATTTCATAGATAGAGTCAAAGATCGGATACAAAGGAAACTGTCTACCATCAAACTGCCCTATTTTATCGAAGAACTTTTGATACCGGAACTCAGTTTGGGGAAAACGTCGCCGATTATTAAAAGAACCGGTAAACCTGTTATGGACGAAAGAGGGATATGGATAGATTTGGATATTATTTACGAAGGACTTGTCGTTCTTATATTGCAGACCAAACTTAATTTAATGAGACTGAAAAACCCGCAAGCTTATG ACAAACCTAACGTAGTAAAATCTGCAATATATCATTCTGATGTGGACGATTCGGCAGAAAGTAGTACCGACGACGAGGGTCTCAACGAATTACCGAACACGCCCCAGGATATTCCGGCTGGTTCTAGTCACGGCAAGAAAAACTTGATGAAAATGGTAGACCGATTAGCagaatcgaaattttttcaaGCTGCCACAGAAAATCGGTATATAAAGAAAGCTATGGAAG gtGTATCGAATACACATCTCAGATTAAAAGTGGAAGTAAAATCTTTAGTAGGGACTTTGGTATTGAATATCCCACCTCCACCGACAGATCGGATATGGATTGGTTTTCGACCGGTTCCGGATCTGTCCCTATCTGCTAGACCGATAGTAGGTGAAAGAAATATTAGTTACATAATGGTTACCAGTTGGATAGAGAAGAAACTAGTCCAGGAATTCCAG aaagtaTTGGTAATTCCTAACATGGAAGACTTGGTGATACCTGTGATGAATCCAAAGTTGCcgtattaa
- the LOC130894944 gene encoding testis-expressed protein 2 isoform X1, whose protein sequence is MIKKNDHGKITLGMLKGKPVTTSVPQISIKFHANAEQIEELHASEDEAITKSDEKGEKIASTSLNIGEPDSSPLKYFNKIGKRSTSVDVTTQPLNASPPSDPWRFFSDIKGKITKSVEEKITEIKSRNHEEGSPLHKPKSDTTKTDLKTIGDSKENSSISDSEDLSESSISKTCGIVSTTEGVEMSSDEDTPSLEKDKKDEKFLSVTPSSFKHKFRFFRKNNKEEGTIKTNDLSKIYNINTENKEQTLPEDSEGVESAVDALEETDLKTQTPVKISDEEIVKTVTQKIDNFEVDSENVINIREVTGSEIRERFFDCKDEEKTVFAPTGFVDLRPKAKTDRPLSNYTSLLVLLLSSFLYGIIQYYSPYTAGLAAGIILSFIIFKIYLKIHPKLIEQHKHEESTRLNKIFEVQAVKEHQPLEKYEGWLNEYPDVYNPETYHIFGTQSVFLRLQGNILRISHAKNKVPKRAMWNEPEIKANFTQHRVYNLLGAKISLLPEGLTKIRQWSKKYPICISLPNEQLCFDQELLSKIEGEVQKQVESDNVGLTDKGKVFTSSGREKKGFNKTRKKDYQYPVLAQRFSKLTEGEDLDLDSDSRASTPSADISDIADSPVLEDDESGQKEDKNQVEKCNGVQDDWSPITGVEDSNDSNYIKLYLFGRTDREKEDWYRRLSAATHNNKNLESELDESDPKDGTDNIEEELEYLRYMSTFKPSRSTGHNKPTDKCDSEEEESKEDTLLWLNALIGRVLFDCGRNNHFIDRVKDRIQRKLSTIKLPYFIEELLIPELSLGKTSPIIKRTGKPVMDERGIWIDLDIIYEGLVVLILQTKLNLMRLKNPQAYDKPNVVKSAIYHSDVDDSAESSTDDEGLNELPNTPQDIPAGSSHGKKNLMKMVDRLAESKFFQAATENRYIKKAMEGVSNTHLRLKVEVKSLVGTLVLNIPPPPTDRIWIGFRPVPDLSLSARPIVGERNISYIMVTSWIEKKLVQEFQKVLVIPNMEDLVIPVMNPKLPY, encoded by the exons GCGAACCAGACAGTAGccctttaaaatatttcaataaaattggaaaaagatcAACTAGCGTAGATGTAACAACTCAACCGTTAAATGCATCGCCTCCTTCAGATCCGTGGAGATTCTTCTCAGACATCAAA GGTAAAATTACGAAAAGCGTCGAAGAAAAAATAACGGAAATAAAATCTCGAAATCATGAAGAAGGTTCGCCTTTACACAAACCAAAATCCGATACAACGAAAACCGATCTAAAAACGATCGGGGACAGCAAAGAAAATTCAAGTATTTCAGATTCAGAAGACCTTTCAGAAAGCAGTATATCCAAAACGTGTGGTATTGTATCTACCACAGAag gtgTTGAGATGTCTAGCGATGAAGATACGCCATCGctagaaaaagacaaaaaagatgaaaaatttttatccgTCACGCCTAGTTCCTTCAAACACAAATTCCGTTTCTTCAGGAAGAACAATAAAGAAGAAGGAACGATAAAAACTAACGATTTATCCAAAATCTACAACATCAATACCGAAAACAAAGAACAGACTCTACCGGAAGATTCGGAAGGTGTGGAAAGCGCAGTAGATGCTCTAGAAGAAACGGATTTGAAAACCCAAACACCAGTCAAAATATCAGACGAAGAAATCGTCAAAACCGTGACgcagaaaattgataattttgaagtGGACAGTGAAAACGTGATTAATATTCGAGAAGTTACAGGAAGTGAGATTCGGGAAAGGTTCTTCGATTgtaaagatgaagaaaaaactgTATTTGCTCCTACTGGTTTCGTCGATTTGCGTCCCAAAGCGAAGACTGATCGTCCGTTATCAAATTATAC ttCACTGTTAGTCCTActactttcttcttttctatacGGAATTATACAGTATTACTCACCATATACAGCTGGTTTGGCCGCTGGAATAATCTtatcttttataatatttaaaatttatttaaaaatccaCCCGAAATTAATTGAACAACATAAACACGAAGAATCTACgcgattaaataaaattttcgaagtaCAAGCCGTCAAAGAACATCAAcctttagaaaaatatgaa gGATGGTTAAACGAATATCCGGATGTTTACAACCCCGAAACTTACCATATATTCGGAACCCAATCGGTATTTTTGAGGTTGCAGGGTAACATATTAAGGATAAGTCACGCTAAAAATAAAGTTCCTAAAAGGGCCATGTGGAACGAGCCAGAAATAAAAGCGAATTTTACGCAGCACAGGGTGTATAATTTACTAGGGGCTAAGATTAGTCTTCTTCCAGAAGGGTTAACTAAAATAAG GCAATGGAGTAAAAAATATCCCATATGCATTTCCCTACCGAATGAACAGTTATGTTTCGATCAGGAACTTCTATCTAAGATAGAAGGTGAAGTACAAAAACAAGTGGAAAGCGATAACGTTGGTTTAACAGACAAAGGCAAGGTGTTTACTTCATCGGGAAGAGAAAAAAAGGGATTCAATAAAACTAGAAAGAAAGATTACCAATATCCCGTGTTG gCCCAAAGATTCAGTAAACTAACCGAAGGTGAAGATTTAGACCTCGATTCTGATTCAAGAGCAAGTACACCTTCTGCTGATATATCC GATATTGCGGATTCACCTGTATTAGAAGACGATGAATCGGGCCaaaaagaagacaaaaaccAAGTGGAGAAATGTAACGGTGTACAGGATGATTGGTCGCCAATTACCGGTGTAGAAGAC tCTAACGATTCGAACTATATAAAACTATATCTATTCGGAAGAACTGATAGAGAAAAAGAAGATTGGTATAGAAGATTGTCAGCTGCTACccacaacaataaaaatttagaatcagAACTCGACGAATCTGATCCAAAAGATGGTACTGATAATATAGAAGAAGAACTCGAGTATCTACGTTATATGAGTacttttaaa ccTTCAAGATCTACTGGTCACAACAAACCGACCGATAAATGTGattcagaagaagaagaatcaaaAGAAGACACCCTACTTTGGTTAAACGCCCTTATAGGTCGAGTACTTTTCGATTGCGGTCGCAATAACCATTTCATAGATAGAGTCAAAGATCGGATACAAAGGAAACTGTCTACCATCAAACTGCCCTATTTTATCGAAGAACTTTTGATACCGGAACTCAGTTTGGGGAAAACGTCGCCGATTATTAAAAGAACCGGTAAACCTGTTATGGACGAAAGAGGGATATGGATAGATTTGGATATTATTTACGAAGGACTTGTCGTTCTTATATTGCAGACCAAACTTAATTTAATGAGACTGAAAAACCCGCAAGCTTATG ACAAACCTAACGTAGTAAAATCTGCAATATATCATTCTGATGTGGACGATTCGGCAGAAAGTAGTACCGACGACGAGGGTCTCAACGAATTACCGAACACGCCCCAGGATATTCCGGCTGGTTCTAGTCACGGCAAGAAAAACTTGATGAAAATGGTAGACCGATTAGCagaatcgaaattttttcaaGCTGCCACAGAAAATCGGTATATAAAGAAAGCTATGGAAG gtGTATCGAATACACATCTCAGATTAAAAGTGGAAGTAAAATCTTTAGTAGGGACTTTGGTATTGAATATCCCACCTCCACCGACAGATCGGATATGGATTGGTTTTCGACCGGTTCCGGATCTGTCCCTATCTGCTAGACCGATAGTAGGTGAAAGAAATATTAGTTACATAATGGTTACCAGTTGGATAGAGAAGAAACTAGTCCAGGAATTCCAG aaagtaTTGGTAATTCCTAACATGGAAGACTTGGTGATACCTGTGATGAATCCAAAGTTGCcgtattaa
- the LOC130894944 gene encoding testis-expressed protein 2 isoform X3: protein MSGASMDLLIHQLRYKCQYLRSKGKITKSVEEKITEIKSRNHEEGSPLHKPKSDTTKTDLKTIGDSKENSSISDSEDLSESSISKTCGIVSTTEGVEMSSDEDTPSLEKDKKDEKFLSVTPSSFKHKFRFFRKNNKEEGTIKTNDLSKIYNINTENKEQTLPEDSEGVESAVDALEETDLKTQTPVKISDEEIVKTVTQKIDNFEVDSENVINIREVTGSEIRERFFDCKDEEKTVFAPTGFVDLRPKAKTDRPLSNYTSLLVLLLSSFLYGIIQYYSPYTAGLAAGIILSFIIFKIYLKIHPKLIEQHKHEESTRLNKIFEVQAVKEHQPLEKYEGWLNEYPDVYNPETYHIFGTQSVFLRLQGNILRISHAKNKVPKRAMWNEPEIKANFTQHRVYNLLGAKISLLPEGLTKIRQWSKKYPICISLPNEQLCFDQELLSKIEGEVQKQVESDNVGLTDKGKVFTSSGREKKGFNKTRKKDYQYPVLAQRFSKLTEGEDLDLDSDSRASTPSADISDIADSPVLEDDESGQKEDKNQVEKCNGVQDDWSPITGVEDSNDSNYIKLYLFGRTDREKEDWYRRLSAATHNNKNLESELDESDPKDGTDNIEEELEYLRYMSTFKPSRSTGHNKPTDKCDSEEEESKEDTLLWLNALIGRVLFDCGRNNHFIDRVKDRIQRKLSTIKLPYFIEELLIPELSLGKTSPIIKRTGKPVMDERGIWIDLDIIYEGLVVLILQTKLNLMRLKNPQAYDKPNVVKSAIYHSDVDDSAESSTDDEGLNELPNTPQDIPAGSSHGKKNLMKMVDRLAESKFFQAATENRYIKKAMEGVSNTHLRLKVEVKSLVGTLVLNIPPPPTDRIWIGFRPVPDLSLSARPIVGERNISYIMVTSWIEKKLVQEFQKVLVIPNMEDLVIPVMNPKLPY from the exons ATGTCAGGTGCTTCAATGGATTTGTTGATTCATCAGTTACGTTACAAATGTCAATATCTACGTtcaaag GGTAAAATTACGAAAAGCGTCGAAGAAAAAATAACGGAAATAAAATCTCGAAATCATGAAGAAGGTTCGCCTTTACACAAACCAAAATCCGATACAACGAAAACCGATCTAAAAACGATCGGGGACAGCAAAGAAAATTCAAGTATTTCAGATTCAGAAGACCTTTCAGAAAGCAGTATATCCAAAACGTGTGGTATTGTATCTACCACAGAag gtgTTGAGATGTCTAGCGATGAAGATACGCCATCGctagaaaaagacaaaaaagatgaaaaatttttatccgTCACGCCTAGTTCCTTCAAACACAAATTCCGTTTCTTCAGGAAGAACAATAAAGAAGAAGGAACGATAAAAACTAACGATTTATCCAAAATCTACAACATCAATACCGAAAACAAAGAACAGACTCTACCGGAAGATTCGGAAGGTGTGGAAAGCGCAGTAGATGCTCTAGAAGAAACGGATTTGAAAACCCAAACACCAGTCAAAATATCAGACGAAGAAATCGTCAAAACCGTGACgcagaaaattgataattttgaagtGGACAGTGAAAACGTGATTAATATTCGAGAAGTTACAGGAAGTGAGATTCGGGAAAGGTTCTTCGATTgtaaagatgaagaaaaaactgTATTTGCTCCTACTGGTTTCGTCGATTTGCGTCCCAAAGCGAAGACTGATCGTCCGTTATCAAATTATAC ttCACTGTTAGTCCTActactttcttcttttctatacGGAATTATACAGTATTACTCACCATATACAGCTGGTTTGGCCGCTGGAATAATCTtatcttttataatatttaaaatttatttaaaaatccaCCCGAAATTAATTGAACAACATAAACACGAAGAATCTACgcgattaaataaaattttcgaagtaCAAGCCGTCAAAGAACATCAAcctttagaaaaatatgaa gGATGGTTAAACGAATATCCGGATGTTTACAACCCCGAAACTTACCATATATTCGGAACCCAATCGGTATTTTTGAGGTTGCAGGGTAACATATTAAGGATAAGTCACGCTAAAAATAAAGTTCCTAAAAGGGCCATGTGGAACGAGCCAGAAATAAAAGCGAATTTTACGCAGCACAGGGTGTATAATTTACTAGGGGCTAAGATTAGTCTTCTTCCAGAAGGGTTAACTAAAATAAG GCAATGGAGTAAAAAATATCCCATATGCATTTCCCTACCGAATGAACAGTTATGTTTCGATCAGGAACTTCTATCTAAGATAGAAGGTGAAGTACAAAAACAAGTGGAAAGCGATAACGTTGGTTTAACAGACAAAGGCAAGGTGTTTACTTCATCGGGAAGAGAAAAAAAGGGATTCAATAAAACTAGAAAGAAAGATTACCAATATCCCGTGTTG gCCCAAAGATTCAGTAAACTAACCGAAGGTGAAGATTTAGACCTCGATTCTGATTCAAGAGCAAGTACACCTTCTGCTGATATATCC GATATTGCGGATTCACCTGTATTAGAAGACGATGAATCGGGCCaaaaagaagacaaaaaccAAGTGGAGAAATGTAACGGTGTACAGGATGATTGGTCGCCAATTACCGGTGTAGAAGAC tCTAACGATTCGAACTATATAAAACTATATCTATTCGGAAGAACTGATAGAGAAAAAGAAGATTGGTATAGAAGATTGTCAGCTGCTACccacaacaataaaaatttagaatcagAACTCGACGAATCTGATCCAAAAGATGGTACTGATAATATAGAAGAAGAACTCGAGTATCTACGTTATATGAGTacttttaaa ccTTCAAGATCTACTGGTCACAACAAACCGACCGATAAATGTGattcagaagaagaagaatcaaaAGAAGACACCCTACTTTGGTTAAACGCCCTTATAGGTCGAGTACTTTTCGATTGCGGTCGCAATAACCATTTCATAGATAGAGTCAAAGATCGGATACAAAGGAAACTGTCTACCATCAAACTGCCCTATTTTATCGAAGAACTTTTGATACCGGAACTCAGTTTGGGGAAAACGTCGCCGATTATTAAAAGAACCGGTAAACCTGTTATGGACGAAAGAGGGATATGGATAGATTTGGATATTATTTACGAAGGACTTGTCGTTCTTATATTGCAGACCAAACTTAATTTAATGAGACTGAAAAACCCGCAAGCTTATG ACAAACCTAACGTAGTAAAATCTGCAATATATCATTCTGATGTGGACGATTCGGCAGAAAGTAGTACCGACGACGAGGGTCTCAACGAATTACCGAACACGCCCCAGGATATTCCGGCTGGTTCTAGTCACGGCAAGAAAAACTTGATGAAAATGGTAGACCGATTAGCagaatcgaaattttttcaaGCTGCCACAGAAAATCGGTATATAAAGAAAGCTATGGAAG gtGTATCGAATACACATCTCAGATTAAAAGTGGAAGTAAAATCTTTAGTAGGGACTTTGGTATTGAATATCCCACCTCCACCGACAGATCGGATATGGATTGGTTTTCGACCGGTTCCGGATCTGTCCCTATCTGCTAGACCGATAGTAGGTGAAAGAAATATTAGTTACATAATGGTTACCAGTTGGATAGAGAAGAAACTAGTCCAGGAATTCCAG aaagtaTTGGTAATTCCTAACATGGAAGACTTGGTGATACCTGTGATGAATCCAAAGTTGCcgtattaa
- the LOC130894944 gene encoding testis-expressed protein 2 isoform X4 encodes MSSDEDTPSLEKDKKDEKFLSVTPSSFKHKFRFFRKNNKEEGTIKTNDLSKIYNINTENKEQTLPEDSEGVESAVDALEETDLKTQTPVKISDEEIVKTVTQKIDNFEVDSENVINIREVTGSEIRERFFDCKDEEKTVFAPTGFVDLRPKAKTDRPLSNYTSLLVLLLSSFLYGIIQYYSPYTAGLAAGIILSFIIFKIYLKIHPKLIEQHKHEESTRLNKIFEVQAVKEHQPLEKYEGWLNEYPDVYNPETYHIFGTQSVFLRLQGNILRISHAKNKVPKRAMWNEPEIKANFTQHRVYNLLGAKISLLPEGLTKIRQWSKKYPICISLPNEQLCFDQELLSKIEGEVQKQVESDNVGLTDKGKVFTSSGREKKGFNKTRKKDYQYPVLAQRFSKLTEGEDLDLDSDSRASTPSADISDIADSPVLEDDESGQKEDKNQVEKCNGVQDDWSPITGVEDSNDSNYIKLYLFGRTDREKEDWYRRLSAATHNNKNLESELDESDPKDGTDNIEEELEYLRYMSTFKPSRSTGHNKPTDKCDSEEEESKEDTLLWLNALIGRVLFDCGRNNHFIDRVKDRIQRKLSTIKLPYFIEELLIPELSLGKTSPIIKRTGKPVMDERGIWIDLDIIYEGLVVLILQTKLNLMRLKNPQAYDKPNVVKSAIYHSDVDDSAESSTDDEGLNELPNTPQDIPAGSSHGKKNLMKMVDRLAESKFFQAATENRYIKKAMEGVSNTHLRLKVEVKSLVGTLVLNIPPPPTDRIWIGFRPVPDLSLSARPIVGERNISYIMVTSWIEKKLVQEFQKVLVIPNMEDLVIPVMNPKLPY; translated from the exons ATGTCTAGCGATGAAGATACGCCATCGctagaaaaagacaaaaaagatgaaaaatttttatccgTCACGCCTAGTTCCTTCAAACACAAATTCCGTTTCTTCAGGAAGAACAATAAAGAAGAAGGAACGATAAAAACTAACGATTTATCCAAAATCTACAACATCAATACCGAAAACAAAGAACAGACTCTACCGGAAGATTCGGAAGGTGTGGAAAGCGCAGTAGATGCTCTAGAAGAAACGGATTTGAAAACCCAAACACCAGTCAAAATATCAGACGAAGAAATCGTCAAAACCGTGACgcagaaaattgataattttgaagtGGACAGTGAAAACGTGATTAATATTCGAGAAGTTACAGGAAGTGAGATTCGGGAAAGGTTCTTCGATTgtaaagatgaagaaaaaactgTATTTGCTCCTACTGGTTTCGTCGATTTGCGTCCCAAAGCGAAGACTGATCGTCCGTTATCAAATTATAC ttCACTGTTAGTCCTActactttcttcttttctatacGGAATTATACAGTATTACTCACCATATACAGCTGGTTTGGCCGCTGGAATAATCTtatcttttataatatttaaaatttatttaaaaatccaCCCGAAATTAATTGAACAACATAAACACGAAGAATCTACgcgattaaataaaattttcgaagtaCAAGCCGTCAAAGAACATCAAcctttagaaaaatatgaa gGATGGTTAAACGAATATCCGGATGTTTACAACCCCGAAACTTACCATATATTCGGAACCCAATCGGTATTTTTGAGGTTGCAGGGTAACATATTAAGGATAAGTCACGCTAAAAATAAAGTTCCTAAAAGGGCCATGTGGAACGAGCCAGAAATAAAAGCGAATTTTACGCAGCACAGGGTGTATAATTTACTAGGGGCTAAGATTAGTCTTCTTCCAGAAGGGTTAACTAAAATAAG GCAATGGAGTAAAAAATATCCCATATGCATTTCCCTACCGAATGAACAGTTATGTTTCGATCAGGAACTTCTATCTAAGATAGAAGGTGAAGTACAAAAACAAGTGGAAAGCGATAACGTTGGTTTAACAGACAAAGGCAAGGTGTTTACTTCATCGGGAAGAGAAAAAAAGGGATTCAATAAAACTAGAAAGAAAGATTACCAATATCCCGTGTTG gCCCAAAGATTCAGTAAACTAACCGAAGGTGAAGATTTAGACCTCGATTCTGATTCAAGAGCAAGTACACCTTCTGCTGATATATCC GATATTGCGGATTCACCTGTATTAGAAGACGATGAATCGGGCCaaaaagaagacaaaaaccAAGTGGAGAAATGTAACGGTGTACAGGATGATTGGTCGCCAATTACCGGTGTAGAAGAC tCTAACGATTCGAACTATATAAAACTATATCTATTCGGAAGAACTGATAGAGAAAAAGAAGATTGGTATAGAAGATTGTCAGCTGCTACccacaacaataaaaatttagaatcagAACTCGACGAATCTGATCCAAAAGATGGTACTGATAATATAGAAGAAGAACTCGAGTATCTACGTTATATGAGTacttttaaa ccTTCAAGATCTACTGGTCACAACAAACCGACCGATAAATGTGattcagaagaagaagaatcaaaAGAAGACACCCTACTTTGGTTAAACGCCCTTATAGGTCGAGTACTTTTCGATTGCGGTCGCAATAACCATTTCATAGATAGAGTCAAAGATCGGATACAAAGGAAACTGTCTACCATCAAACTGCCCTATTTTATCGAAGAACTTTTGATACCGGAACTCAGTTTGGGGAAAACGTCGCCGATTATTAAAAGAACCGGTAAACCTGTTATGGACGAAAGAGGGATATGGATAGATTTGGATATTATTTACGAAGGACTTGTCGTTCTTATATTGCAGACCAAACTTAATTTAATGAGACTGAAAAACCCGCAAGCTTATG ACAAACCTAACGTAGTAAAATCTGCAATATATCATTCTGATGTGGACGATTCGGCAGAAAGTAGTACCGACGACGAGGGTCTCAACGAATTACCGAACACGCCCCAGGATATTCCGGCTGGTTCTAGTCACGGCAAGAAAAACTTGATGAAAATGGTAGACCGATTAGCagaatcgaaattttttcaaGCTGCCACAGAAAATCGGTATATAAAGAAAGCTATGGAAG gtGTATCGAATACACATCTCAGATTAAAAGTGGAAGTAAAATCTTTAGTAGGGACTTTGGTATTGAATATCCCACCTCCACCGACAGATCGGATATGGATTGGTTTTCGACCGGTTCCGGATCTGTCCCTATCTGCTAGACCGATAGTAGGTGAAAGAAATATTAGTTACATAATGGTTACCAGTTGGATAGAGAAGAAACTAGTCCAGGAATTCCAG aaagtaTTGGTAATTCCTAACATGGAAGACTTGGTGATACCTGTGATGAATCCAAAGTTGCcgtattaa